One Methylocapsa sp. D3K7 DNA window includes the following coding sequences:
- a CDS encoding N-acetylmuramoyl-L-alanine amidase, producing MTPDSSLSAIVRPSPNHGDRKGKLPDAIILHYTGLATGAAALDHLCAEASQVSAHYLVDEQGELFQLVPELRRAWHAGIGVWAGDRDMNTVSIGIEIANHGHIAGLPPYQPEQIETVIALCQDISTRWKIPPARVLAHSDLAPDRKNDPGEHFPWGQLADRGVGHFVTPCAFEDGPRLERGAEGLEVEALQAMLVSYGYGIDVTGLYDVKTQSTIVAFQRHFRPARVDGIADVSTIATLRKLIDALAAV from the coding sequence TTGACACCAGACAGTTCGCTTTCCGCGATCGTTCGTCCCTCACCCAATCATGGTGATCGCAAGGGCAAGCTTCCCGACGCGATCATCCTGCATTATACAGGTCTCGCGACGGGTGCGGCTGCCCTCGATCACCTTTGCGCGGAAGCGTCGCAAGTCTCGGCGCATTATCTCGTCGATGAACAGGGTGAGCTTTTTCAGCTTGTACCGGAGTTGCGGCGTGCTTGGCACGCTGGCATCGGTGTTTGGGCTGGCGACCGTGACATGAACACTGTTTCGATCGGGATCGAAATCGCCAACCACGGCCATATTGCGGGATTGCCGCCCTACCAGCCAGAGCAGATCGAAACGGTCATCGCGCTTTGCCAAGACATATCCACGCGCTGGAAAATCCCGCCAGCGCGCGTTCTCGCGCATTCCGATCTGGCGCCTGATCGAAAGAACGATCCCGGCGAACATTTTCCTTGGGGTCAATTGGCTGACCGCGGAGTTGGCCACTTCGTCACTCCGTGTGCCTTCGAAGACGGCCCGCGGCTCGAGCGAGGCGCCGAAGGCTTGGAGGTGGAAGCACTCCAAGCCATGCTGGTGAGCTACGGCTATGGCATCGATGTGACCGGACTCTATGATGTCAAGACACAATCTACCATCGTCGCTTTCCAGCGTCATTTCAGACCCGCTCGCGTTGATGGAATCGCTGATGTGTCAACCATTGCAACTCTGCGCAAGCTTATCGACGCATTGGCCGCTGTTTGA
- a CDS encoding methyltransferase: MTDAVTPANIFHIGFGFWASKVLLSGVELGLFTELAKGPADLVTLSQRLGLHERSARDFLDALVALKLLDRRDGKYSNALDVDLFLDRAKPSYAGGLLEMANSRLYESWGSLTEALKTGRNQNEAKDSGDIFASLYADPAKLRGFLAAMSGVSLGAAQAVAAKFPWQDYKSFADIGAAQGMVAATLASGHPHLSGAGYDLPQVKPVFEEFIGTRGVSSRVKFISGNFFTDPLPAAGVLIMGHILHDWDLGQKRMLLEKAYAALAKGGALIVYESIIDDERRENAFGLLMSLNMLIETPGGFDFTGADCQAWMREAGFSQTRVEPLTGTDSMVIAIK; the protein is encoded by the coding sequence GTGACCGATGCCGTAACGCCCGCGAATATATTCCATATTGGGTTTGGTTTCTGGGCATCGAAGGTGCTGTTGAGCGGCGTAGAACTCGGACTCTTCACAGAACTCGCCAAGGGACCGGCCGATCTCGTCACTCTGTCACAGCGGCTCGGCCTGCATGAGCGCTCCGCCCGCGATTTTCTCGATGCGCTTGTCGCGCTAAAATTGCTCGACCGGCGTGATGGAAAATACAGCAACGCACTGGATGTGGATCTCTTTCTCGACCGGGCGAAGCCAAGCTATGCTGGCGGTCTTCTTGAAATGGCGAATTCCCGTCTTTATGAATCTTGGGGCTCGTTGACCGAAGCGCTCAAGACCGGCCGCAATCAGAATGAGGCCAAGGACTCGGGCGACATATTCGCATCCCTCTACGCCGACCCAGCAAAGCTGCGTGGCTTCTTGGCTGCCATGAGTGGTGTCAGCCTCGGCGCGGCACAAGCGGTCGCTGCCAAATTCCCATGGCAGGATTATAAATCCTTTGCCGACATCGGCGCCGCGCAAGGTATGGTGGCCGCCACCCTTGCCTCAGGGCATCCGCATCTTTCCGGCGCTGGTTATGATCTGCCACAGGTAAAGCCAGTCTTCGAGGAATTTATCGGCACGCGCGGCGTCTCCAGCCGGGTTAAATTTATAAGCGGAAATTTCTTCACGGACCCCCTCCCGGCGGCCGGCGTCCTCATCATGGGTCATATTCTGCACGATTGGGATTTGGGGCAAAAACGCATGCTGCTCGAAAAAGCGTACGCCGCCCTTGCAAAGGGCGGAGCACTGATCGTCTATGAGTCGATCATCGATGACGAGCGGCGCGAAAACGCGTTCGGTCTGTTGATGAGCTTGAATATGTTGATTGAGACGCCGGGTGGCTTCGACTTTACCGGCGCAGACTGCCAGGCTTGGATGCGCGAGGCCGGGTTCTCACAAACACGAGTCGAGCCGCTTACCGGTACCGATTCGATGGTGATTGCAATCAAATAG